Proteins from a single region of Allocatelliglobosispora scoriae:
- a CDS encoding EcsC family protein, producing MTEPHIPAQRQPASTVEVDGPPPGLWDRMRADPQYAPEQLALEAVERIGPEAQAWAVKMRERRPDAHPAAFASEVIVRFTRHARLSGAISGVAGLPGAVLDMGVLVWTQCRMVLYIAAVYGIDPTHPDRATDLLVLQRVHKATEAARLALGVATGRERLGDAVGTFSRSATGKASKSRAFGALAMKLAQMAGMRAVKRVLAKVLPFASVIFGSWANSSATKELARRTTAYYEGISPLIKRPGQVTT from the coding sequence ATGACCGAGCCCCACATTCCCGCCCAGCGACAGCCAGCCTCCACTGTGGAGGTCGACGGCCCGCCACCCGGCCTGTGGGATCGGATGCGGGCCGACCCGCAGTACGCACCCGAGCAGCTCGCCCTCGAAGCCGTCGAGCGGATCGGTCCGGAAGCCCAGGCCTGGGCTGTGAAGATGCGCGAGCGGCGGCCCGATGCGCACCCGGCCGCCTTCGCCAGCGAGGTGATCGTCCGGTTCACCCGGCACGCCCGGCTCTCCGGTGCGATCTCCGGTGTCGCGGGGCTCCCCGGTGCCGTACTCGACATGGGGGTCCTGGTCTGGACCCAGTGCCGGATGGTGCTCTACATCGCGGCGGTCTACGGCATCGATCCCACCCACCCGGACCGGGCGACGGACCTGCTGGTGCTGCAGCGGGTGCACAAGGCGACGGAGGCGGCCCGGCTCGCGCTCGGCGTCGCGACGGGCCGGGAGCGGCTCGGCGACGCGGTCGGCACCTTCAGTAGGAGCGCGACCGGCAAGGCGTCGAAGAGCAGGGCGTTCGGGGCGCTGGCGATGAAGCTGGCCCAGATGGCCGGGATGCGGGCGGTGAAGCGGGTGCTCGCGAAGGTGCTGCCCTTCGCCTCGGTGATCTTCGGCAGCTGGGCGAACTCGTCGGCGACGAAGGAGCTGGCGCGGCGGACCACCGCCTACTACGAGGGCATCTCGCCGCTGATCAAGCGGCCGGGCCAGGTCACGACGTAG
- a CDS encoding TIGR03089 family protein, with amino-acid sequence MDVETAGVPALLAEGGLVGVDQPLLTFYDDATGERTALTAGDLGGWAARTAGLLRDGCGLGIGDRAAVMLHPHWQTAAVLLGCWSAGVAVSFRGTATAGLPALGGDAREPFDVSFVARDRLDDWLENVPDAVHQYALGPEIETLREPKGYYLDYLTEVARFPAEMPAAQVRPDGAATTDGTSYGAWGRLAAELASLNGLRPGDRVLVDAAEHEHPVKWLLAPLSVGATVVLVANLDPDRQEERLAAEGITRSL; translated from the coding sequence ATGGATGTCGAGACCGCGGGTGTGCCCGCGCTGCTCGCCGAGGGTGGGCTCGTCGGCGTCGACCAGCCGCTGCTCACCTTCTACGACGACGCGACCGGCGAGCGGACCGCGCTCACCGCGGGGGACCTCGGCGGCTGGGCGGCCCGCACGGCCGGGCTGCTGCGCGACGGCTGCGGGCTCGGCATCGGAGACCGCGCGGCGGTGATGCTGCACCCGCACTGGCAGACCGCCGCGGTGCTGCTCGGTTGCTGGTCGGCGGGGGTGGCGGTCTCGTTCCGCGGCACGGCCACCGCCGGGTTGCCCGCGCTCGGCGGTGACGCCCGCGAGCCGTTCGACGTGTCGTTCGTCGCCCGGGACCGGCTCGACGACTGGTTGGAGAACGTCCCCGACGCGGTCCACCAGTACGCGCTCGGCCCCGAGATCGAGACGCTCCGCGAGCCGAAGGGCTACTACCTCGACTACCTCACCGAGGTGGCGCGCTTCCCCGCCGAGATGCCAGCGGCCCAGGTCCGGCCCGACGGCGCCGCGACCACCGACGGCACCAGCTACGGCGCGTGGGGCAGATTGGCGGCGGAGCTCGCTTCGCTGAACGGCCTGCGGCCGGGCGACCGGGTTCTCGTCGACGCCGCCGAGCACGAGCACCCGGTGAAGTGGCTGCTGGCGCCGCTGTCGGTCGGCGCGACGGTGGTCCTGGTCGCCAACCTGGACCCCGACCGCCAGGAGGAACGGCTGGCGGCGGAGGGGATCACCCGCAGCCTGTAG
- a CDS encoding dihydroorotase: MARYDLLVKGGTLVLPYVGTVRADLATRGGKVAAIADEIGTAEADEVLDASGRLVFPGAVDAHYHLGIYRPLEVDAAEETRSSLVGGVSTVLSYFRTGQHYLNRTGAYAEIFPQVLDAVAGHAFTDYGFHLAPMDTAQVGEVPSLVDDHGVSSFKYYMFYKGFNLSADSRDAKSFTMSDEYDLGHLYQIMEAVAANQRAGRRVSLSLHCEQAELMRLFIDRVRAAGDPQTLKAYSDARPPLTERVAIGEATTLAHATGCPINLLHLSSAEALATASAAKRSLGLDLRCEVTLHHLCLDHESLDRRGGLGAKVNPPIRAVSDTEALWAGVLDGTVDWVASDHACCLEENKGDQLWPALPGFGGTALLYPILLSEGMHKRGLSPQRVAELASANPAAAYGLAGRKGSLMVGADADITVVDPHLEQVVTTDLLLSGQDHCPFEGHRVTGWPVATVLRGRVAYRDGKVTGTPTGQFVAR; encoded by the coding sequence GTGGCACGCTATGACCTGCTCGTGAAGGGCGGAACGCTCGTCCTCCCCTACGTGGGTACTGTGCGAGCGGACCTCGCCACCCGGGGCGGGAAGGTCGCCGCGATCGCCGACGAGATCGGCACCGCCGAGGCCGACGAGGTGCTCGACGCGTCCGGCCGCCTCGTCTTCCCCGGCGCCGTGGACGCGCACTACCACCTCGGCATCTATCGCCCGCTGGAGGTCGACGCGGCCGAGGAGACCCGCTCGTCGCTCGTCGGCGGCGTCAGCACGGTGCTCTCCTACTTCCGCACCGGCCAGCACTACCTCAACCGGACCGGTGCCTACGCCGAGATCTTCCCGCAGGTGCTCGACGCGGTCGCCGGGCACGCCTTCACCGACTACGGCTTCCACCTCGCGCCGATGGACACCGCCCAGGTCGGCGAGGTTCCGTCCCTCGTCGACGACCACGGTGTCAGCTCGTTCAAGTACTACATGTTCTACAAGGGCTTCAACCTCTCGGCCGACTCCCGCGACGCCAAGTCGTTCACGATGAGCGACGAGTACGACCTGGGCCACCTCTACCAGATCATGGAAGCCGTCGCCGCCAACCAGCGCGCCGGGCGCCGGGTCTCCCTCTCCCTCCACTGTGAACAGGCCGAGCTGATGCGCCTGTTCATCGACCGGGTGCGGGCCGCCGGTGATCCGCAGACGCTCAAGGCGTACTCGGATGCGCGTCCGCCTTTGACCGAACGCGTCGCGATCGGTGAGGCGACGACGCTGGCGCACGCCACCGGCTGCCCGATCAACCTGCTGCACCTCTCCTCGGCCGAGGCGCTCGCCACCGCGAGTGCCGCGAAGCGGTCGCTCGGGCTGGACCTGCGCTGCGAGGTGACGCTGCACCACCTCTGCCTCGACCACGAGAGCCTGGACCGCAGGGGCGGCCTCGGCGCCAAGGTCAACCCGCCGATCCGCGCCGTCAGTGACACCGAGGCGCTCTGGGCCGGTGTCCTCGACGGGACGGTCGACTGGGTCGCCTCCGACCATGCCTGCTGCCTGGAGGAGAACAAGGGCGACCAGCTCTGGCCAGCGCTGCCCGGATTCGGCGGCACGGCGCTGCTCTACCCGATCCTGCTCAGCGAGGGCATGCACAAGCGCGGCCTCAGCCCGCAGCGCGTCGCCGAGCTCGCTTCGGCGAACCCGGCCGCCGCCTATGGCCTCGCCGGGCGCAAGGGCAGCCTGATGGTTGGCGCCGACGCCGACATCACGGTCGTCGACCCGCACCTGGAGCAGGTGGTCACCACCGACCTGCTCCTCTCCGGCCAGGACCACTGCCCGTTCGAGGGCCACCGGGTCACCGGCTGGCCGGTGGCGACCGTGCTCCGAGGCCGCGTCGCCTACCGGGACGGGAAGGTCACGGGTACGCCCACCGGCCAGTTCGTCGCCCGCTGA
- a CDS encoding CaiB/BaiF CoA transferase family protein, translating into MPPAALTGITVIDAATLFAGPLAATILGDYGAEVIKIEHPVKGDPSRGHGPSKDGVPLWWTMLGRNKRTITLDLGRDEGAALAKRLIAEADVLIENFRPGTLERWGLSPETLHAINPRLVIARVTAFGQTGPYAKRPGFGTLAEAMSGFAAITGEPDGPPTLPPFGLADGISALTCAQAVMTALYHRDVHGGGGQVIDLAIIEPMLPVLGMQAMAYDQLGIVQQRTGNRSVNNAPRNTYRTRDGKWVAVSTSAQAIAERVMHLVGHPEVIDEPWFAAGTSRAAHAEELDGYVGSWIAQRDLAEVTAAFEQAQAAVAPIYDITDVFADPQYAHLGSLPAVTDPVLGPVRMPGVLYRLSGTPGRIGWTGRPRGADNDDVYTTRLGLTADELTALRESGVI; encoded by the coding sequence ATGCCGCCCGCCGCCCTGACCGGCATCACCGTCATCGACGCCGCGACCCTCTTCGCGGGACCGCTCGCCGCGACCATCCTCGGCGACTACGGCGCGGAGGTCATCAAGATCGAGCACCCGGTGAAGGGCGACCCCTCGCGAGGTCACGGGCCGTCGAAGGACGGCGTACCGCTGTGGTGGACGATGCTCGGGCGCAACAAGCGCACGATCACCCTCGACCTCGGCCGCGACGAGGGGGCCGCGCTCGCCAAGCGGCTGATCGCCGAGGCCGACGTGCTGATCGAGAACTTCCGCCCGGGCACCCTGGAGCGCTGGGGACTGTCGCCGGAGACGCTGCACGCGATCAACCCGCGCCTCGTCATCGCCCGGGTCACCGCCTTCGGCCAGACCGGCCCCTACGCCAAGCGGCCCGGATTCGGTACGCTCGCCGAGGCGATGAGCGGCTTCGCGGCGATCACCGGCGAACCCGACGGACCGCCGACCCTGCCCCCCTTCGGGCTCGCCGACGGCATCTCCGCCCTCACCTGCGCGCAGGCGGTCATGACCGCGCTCTACCACCGCGACGTGCACGGCGGCGGCGGGCAGGTGATCGACCTCGCCATCATCGAGCCGATGCTGCCCGTGCTCGGCATGCAGGCGATGGCCTATGACCAGCTCGGCATCGTCCAGCAGCGCACCGGCAACCGGTCGGTCAACAACGCGCCGCGCAACACCTACCGCACCCGCGACGGGAAATGGGTCGCCGTCTCGACGAGCGCGCAGGCGATAGCGGAGCGGGTCATGCACCTCGTCGGGCACCCCGAGGTGATCGACGAACCCTGGTTCGCCGCCGGGACCAGCCGGGCCGCGCACGCGGAGGAGCTCGACGGCTACGTCGGGAGCTGGATCGCGCAGCGGGACCTCGCCGAGGTGACCGCCGCGTTCGAGCAGGCCCAGGCTGCCGTGGCCCCGATCTACGACATCACCGACGTCTTCGCCGACCCCCAGTACGCCCACCTCGGGTCCCTCCCGGCCGTCACGGACCCGGTCCTCGGGCCGGTTCGCATGCCCGGCGTGCTCTACCGCCTCAGCGGGACACCGGGGCGGATCGGCTGGACCGGACGGCCCCGGGGCGCCGACAACGACGACGTCTACACCACGCGGCTCGGGCTCACCGCCGACGAGCTGACGGCCCTGCGCGAGAGCGGAGTGATCTAG
- a CDS encoding MFS transporter, protein MSQDIEVYRGKPPVTVVRGEAAPFGWWPAICIALVALVDRIEYNLLAGALPAIQREFGFDDGQAGAIATAGAIAAIALLLPAGKLADTGRRSWTVAAVVAVWAVLTVGTGLVGSYAALFGVRMLLGAAGQLYNPPASSLLGDLYPGPSRVRAFGLERMAYFAGLPIGVIAGGALASAYGWRTGFFLVAIPGAVIALLMLTVKEPIRGIGDRLSAFYATGTARAAAAPVAPAPMIVQLRGLWRIRTLRSVVVGLSILFFGLGGLFFWMPSFYQREFGLDEAGAAAVGGGAGLVGILVGIAVGGFLGDRWHGKRIGWRVALGGWSLLFGTAGLTGAVLLTPFVPQVICFGLANVGFAGAIANLTAVNADVVAASRRGLGFAVLQMVVTLGGALGPWLIGEASDATGSLRWAYAVVIAPLIVGSLIVLSAYRSYDTDAAAAIAES, encoded by the coding sequence ATGAGCCAGGACATCGAGGTCTACCGGGGCAAGCCGCCGGTCACCGTGGTCAGGGGCGAAGCCGCGCCCTTCGGCTGGTGGCCCGCGATCTGCATCGCGCTCGTCGCGCTCGTCGACCGGATCGAATACAACCTGCTCGCGGGCGCGCTCCCCGCCATCCAGCGGGAGTTCGGCTTCGACGACGGCCAGGCCGGTGCCATCGCCACGGCCGGCGCGATCGCCGCGATCGCGCTGCTCCTGCCCGCGGGCAAGCTCGCCGACACCGGCCGTCGTTCGTGGACGGTCGCCGCGGTGGTCGCGGTCTGGGCAGTGCTGACGGTGGGTACGGGACTCGTCGGCTCCTATGCCGCGCTCTTCGGCGTGCGGATGCTGCTCGGGGCGGCGGGGCAGCTCTACAACCCGCCCGCCTCCAGTCTGCTCGGCGACCTCTACCCCGGCCCGTCCCGGGTGCGCGCGTTCGGGCTGGAGCGGATGGCCTACTTCGCCGGGCTGCCGATCGGTGTCATCGCTGGTGGCGCGCTGGCGAGCGCTTACGGCTGGCGTACCGGCTTCTTCCTGGTGGCGATCCCGGGCGCGGTCATCGCGCTGCTGATGCTGACCGTGAAGGAACCGATCCGGGGGATCGGCGATCGCCTCTCCGCCTTCTACGCCACCGGCACCGCCCGAGCCGCCGCCGCACCCGTCGCCCCGGCCCCGATGATCGTGCAGCTGCGCGGGTTGTGGCGCATCCGCACCCTGCGCTCGGTCGTCGTGGGGCTCAGCATCCTCTTCTTCGGCCTCGGCGGGCTCTTCTTCTGGATGCCCTCGTTCTACCAGCGCGAATTCGGTCTCGACGAGGCCGGGGCGGCTGCGGTCGGCGGCGGGGCCGGGCTCGTCGGCATCCTCGTCGGCATCGCCGTCGGCGGCTTCCTCGGCGACCGATGGCACGGCAAGCGCATTGGCTGGCGGGTGGCGCTCGGCGGCTGGTCGCTGCTCTTCGGTACGGCCGGGCTGACCGGTGCGGTGCTGCTCACGCCGTTCGTCCCGCAGGTGATCTGCTTCGGGCTGGCGAACGTCGGCTTCGCCGGTGCGATCGCCAACCTGACCGCCGTGAACGCGGATGTCGTGGCGGCGTCGCGGCGCGGGCTCGGGTTCGCGGTGCTGCAGATGGTGGTGACGCTCGGCGGGGCGCTGGGTCCGTGGCTGATCGGCGAGGCGTCCGACGCGACAGGGTCGCTGCGCTGGGCGTACGCCGTGGTCATCGCACCCCTGATCGTGGGCAGCCTGATCGTGCTCTCGGCGTACCGAAGCTACGACACCGATGCCGCCGCCGCGATAGCCGAATCGTAG
- a CDS encoding cyclase family protein, producing MVSPKSWEALRGKRVIDLAQPMRRGMPQSPNHPPFRMALERRHGDLVRPDGGSAANELIVTGGHVGTHVDALAHVSQDGLLHGGRPAGPLQSHLGFSDLGIDAFPPYLGRAVVLDAAAAHGVASLPPGYEITVADLEQAAEGVAFAPGEVILIGTGWSRRWDSHDAFVGGRDGTPGPGVDAARWLAGHRPVAVGGETIAFEQIPAGRGHAVLPAHRILLVEAGIHIVETMRLAELLDSGEREVLLVLNPLLIVGATGSPVRPLAVLP from the coding sequence ATGGTGTCGCCGAAGAGCTGGGAGGCGCTGCGGGGCAAGCGCGTCATCGACCTGGCGCAGCCGATGCGCCGGGGGATGCCGCAGTCGCCCAACCATCCCCCGTTCCGGATGGCGCTCGAACGCCGCCACGGCGACCTGGTGCGCCCCGACGGCGGATCCGCCGCGAACGAGCTGATCGTCACCGGCGGCCACGTCGGCACCCACGTCGACGCGCTCGCCCACGTCTCCCAGGACGGTCTCCTGCACGGTGGCCGCCCGGCCGGCCCGCTCCAGTCCCACCTGGGCTTCAGCGACCTCGGCATCGACGCGTTCCCGCCCTACCTGGGCCGGGCCGTCGTCCTCGATGCCGCCGCCGCGCACGGGGTGGCGTCGCTGCCGCCGGGCTACGAGATCACCGTCGCCGATCTGGAGCAGGCCGCCGAGGGCGTCGCCTTCGCACCGGGCGAGGTCATCCTCATCGGCACGGGCTGGTCGCGGCGCTGGGACTCCCACGATGCCTTCGTCGGGGGCCGCGACGGGACGCCCGGACCCGGGGTGGACGCAGCGCGCTGGCTCGCCGGGCACCGGCCCGTGGCCGTGGGCGGGGAGACGATCGCGTTCGAGCAGATCCCGGCCGGTCGCGGCCACGCCGTGCTGCCCGCGCACCGGATCCTGCTCGTCGAGGCGGGCATCCACATCGTCGAGACGATGCGCCTCGCCGAACTGCTCGACAGCGGTGAGCGCGAGGTGCTGCTCGTGTTGAACCCCTTGCTGATCGTCGGCGCCACCGGCTCACCGGTCCGCCCGCTGGCGGTGCTGCCGTGA
- a CDS encoding MmgE/PrpD family protein, with translation MSSHDTAAAASAAVPDTAAAVGSAEPVGTAVQRLAAFAVGCRESLPAAVAADVPGRILDILGLALAASTEPGADAVPSVLRAVRRWGGIAESTVVGTGERLPAPVAALVNGTMAHALDFDDTHLPSVLHPSASVVPAALAAAEATGADGDALIAAVAAGIEICNRLGTAAYDAELRNSVFFERGLHATSICGTIGSAAAAGLLYGLDAAGIASAMGIAASMGAGLIEANRTGGTVKKVHCGWAAHGGVTAAVLAAEGMTGPPTVLEGRFGFFAAYTDGRFDAGALLDGLGTRWELLRTVYKPYPTNHFTHPGIDCALALRERGLTADDVASAELGVAAPVLRTIAEPAAEKARPASAYHAKFSGPYTVAAALTGGGGLGVTLSDFAELRADRLALAARIRCVADERATERFPTAFGAVLRVRTHGGELLEHRVDSSRGGPEHPLRSEELALKFAINATGALTDAAAQALTATVLGRRTATEIMQACIADR, from the coding sequence GTGAGCAGCCACGACACCGCCGCAGCCGCATCCGCGGCGGTCCCGGACACAGCGGCCGCGGTCGGCTCCGCCGAGCCGGTCGGTACCGCCGTGCAGCGGCTCGCCGCCTTCGCCGTCGGGTGCCGGGAATCGCTACCCGCGGCCGTTGCCGCCGACGTACCCGGGCGCATCCTGGACATCCTCGGCCTCGCGCTCGCCGCATCCACCGAGCCCGGTGCCGACGCCGTGCCCTCGGTGCTGCGTGCGGTCCGCCGCTGGGGAGGGATCGCCGAATCCACCGTCGTCGGCACCGGCGAACGCCTCCCCGCACCCGTCGCCGCCCTGGTCAACGGCACGATGGCGCACGCGCTCGATTTCGACGACACGCACCTGCCGTCGGTGCTGCACCCCAGCGCCAGCGTGGTCCCGGCCGCGCTCGCCGCCGCCGAGGCGACGGGTGCCGACGGGGACGCCCTGATCGCCGCGGTCGCGGCCGGCATCGAGATCTGCAACCGCCTCGGCACGGCCGCGTACGACGCCGAGCTGCGCAACTCCGTCTTCTTCGAGCGCGGGCTGCACGCCACCTCGATCTGCGGCACGATCGGATCGGCGGCGGCAGCGGGCCTGCTCTACGGGCTCGACGCCGCCGGGATCGCCTCCGCCATGGGGATCGCGGCGAGCATGGGCGCCGGGCTGATCGAGGCGAACCGCACCGGTGGCACCGTGAAGAAGGTGCACTGCGGCTGGGCCGCGCACGGCGGGGTCACCGCCGCCGTGCTCGCCGCCGAGGGGATGACCGGGCCGCCGACCGTCCTCGAAGGACGGTTCGGGTTCTTCGCCGCGTACACCGACGGGCGCTTCGACGCGGGTGCGCTGCTCGACGGACTCGGCACGCGCTGGGAGCTGCTGCGGACCGTGTACAAGCCCTACCCGACCAACCACTTCACGCATCCGGGGATCGACTGCGCGCTGGCGCTGCGGGAGCGCGGGCTCACCGCCGACGATGTCGCGAGTGCGGAGCTGGGGGTGGCGGCGCCGGTGCTGCGTACCATCGCCGAACCCGCGGCGGAGAAGGCGCGGCCGGCTTCGGCGTACCATGCGAAATTCTCCGGACCCTACACCGTCGCCGCCGCCCTGACCGGCGGCGGGGGTTTGGGGGTGACGCTGAGTGACTTCGCGGAGCTGCGCGCGGACCGGCTGGCGCTCGCCGCGCGGATCCGCTGCGTCGCCGACGAGCGCGCCACCGAGCGCTTCCCCACCGCCTTCGGCGCCGTGCTGCGGGTCCGGACTCACGGCGGCGAGCTGCTCGAACACCGGGTGGATTCGTCGCGCGGCGGCCCGGAGCACCCGCTGCGCAGCGAGGAGCTCGCGCTGAAGTTCGCCATCAACGCGACCGGTGCGCTCACCGACGCCGCAGCTCAGGCCCTCACCGCGACCGTGCTGGGCCGCCGCACCGCCACCGAGATCATGCAGGCCTGCATCGCCGATCGTTGA
- a CDS encoding acyl-CoA dehydrogenase family protein: MDFELSEEQKLFRDTLRDFADREIRPVVQEWESAGRYPTEIVATMRDLGLFGLTVPEQYGGLGIDMVSFALVFEEIAKAWMGIAGILGSHSLSCWLIAKHGTAEQKQRYLPDLATGVRRTGIALTEPDAGTDLQGIRTVARRDGDHYILTGRKTWITNARHADPLPVLCKTDPTADPAHRGMSVLLVEAGSPGFEVLRDLPKLGYKGTESCEIIFDDVPVPASQLLGGVEGRGMQQVLSGLEIGRINVAARALGIAQAAYDASLAYAGQREAFGQPIGDFQAIQLKLADMAMKVQSSRLLVQWAASRADAGHRVDLEAGMAKAHASEAAVDCALLAMQIHGGYGYSPEFGIERLYRDAPLMMIGEGTNDIQRIVIARALLSGKGTIG, translated from the coding sequence GTGGACTTTGAACTGTCCGAGGAGCAGAAGCTCTTCCGCGACACGCTGCGCGACTTCGCCGACCGGGAGATCCGCCCGGTCGTGCAGGAGTGGGAGAGCGCCGGGCGGTACCCGACGGAGATCGTCGCCACCATGCGTGACCTGGGGCTCTTCGGCCTGACCGTGCCCGAGCAGTACGGCGGGCTCGGCATCGACATGGTCTCCTTCGCGCTCGTCTTCGAGGAGATCGCCAAGGCGTGGATGGGGATCGCGGGCATCCTCGGCAGCCACTCGCTGTCCTGCTGGCTCATCGCCAAGCACGGCACCGCCGAGCAGAAGCAGCGCTACCTGCCCGACCTCGCCACCGGCGTCCGGCGGACCGGCATCGCGCTCACCGAACCCGACGCCGGCACCGACCTGCAGGGCATCCGCACCGTGGCCCGCCGCGACGGCGACCACTACATCCTCACCGGGCGCAAGACCTGGATCACCAACGCGCGCCACGCCGACCCGCTGCCGGTGCTCTGCAAGACCGACCCGACCGCCGACCCCGCGCACAGGGGCATGTCGGTGCTGCTCGTCGAGGCCGGGTCGCCGGGCTTCGAGGTGCTGCGGGACCTGCCGAAGCTCGGTTACAAGGGCACCGAGTCGTGCGAGATCATCTTCGACGACGTACCGGTACCCGCGTCGCAGCTGCTCGGCGGGGTCGAGGGGCGCGGCATGCAGCAGGTCCTGTCCGGGCTGGAGATCGGCCGGATCAACGTCGCCGCGCGGGCGCTCGGGATCGCGCAGGCCGCCTACGACGCGTCGCTCGCCTATGCCGGGCAGCGGGAAGCCTTCGGACAGCCGATCGGCGACTTCCAGGCGATCCAGCTCAAACTCGCCGACATGGCGATGAAGGTCCAGTCGTCGCGGCTGCTCGTGCAGTGGGCCGCGTCGCGCGCCGACGCCGGGCACCGGGTCGACCTGGAGGCCGGCATGGCGAAAGCCCACGCCTCCGAAGCCGCCGTCGACTGCGCGCTGCTCGCGATGCAGATCCACGGCGGCTACGGCTACTCGCCCGAGTTCGGCATCGAGCGCCTCTACCGCGACGCGCCGCTGATGATGATCGGCGAGGGCACCAACGACATCCAGCGCATCGTCATCGCCCGCGCGCTGCTCAGCGGGAAGGGCACCATCGGATGA
- a CDS encoding HpcH/HpaI aldolase/citrate lyase family protein, whose protein sequence is MRSYLYVPGDSPAKLAKALTVGADAIIIDLEDAVPPPGKAAARAAVAAFLRISSGPQLWVRVNPGPLGHEDARAVAGPWLAGICVAKTLSAAELVELDGVLSDAERLVGGVAAVVPLLESASAILAAPSIALAPRVARLQIGEADLAADLGVTLGPDERELLWARSHVVLASAAAGIEPPVGPVSTNFRDFDALRESTVALKRLGYRGRACIHPAQLVVVHEVFTPTAAELAAATEVVARHAEALASGSGVCVGADGRLIDEAVVRSARRLLGG, encoded by the coding sequence ATGAGGTCCTACCTCTACGTCCCCGGCGACTCCCCGGCGAAGCTCGCCAAGGCGCTCACCGTCGGCGCCGACGCGATCATCATCGACCTCGAGGACGCGGTCCCACCCCCGGGCAAGGCCGCGGCCCGCGCGGCCGTCGCCGCCTTCCTGCGCATCTCATCCGGCCCCCAGCTGTGGGTACGCGTGAATCCCGGCCCGCTCGGCCACGAAGACGCGCGGGCCGTGGCCGGACCGTGGCTCGCCGGGATCTGCGTCGCCAAGACATTGTCGGCGGCGGAGCTGGTCGAGCTGGACGGGGTGCTCTCCGACGCCGAGCGGCTCGTCGGGGGCGTTGCGGCGGTCGTACCCCTCCTCGAGAGCGCGAGCGCCATCCTCGCCGCGCCCTCGATCGCGCTGGCACCGCGCGTGGCCCGGCTGCAGATCGGGGAGGCCGACCTCGCGGCGGACCTCGGGGTGACCCTGGGGCCCGACGAGCGGGAGCTGCTCTGGGCCAGGTCACACGTGGTGCTCGCGAGCGCGGCGGCGGGAATCGAACCGCCGGTCGGGCCCGTCTCGACCAACTTCCGGGACTTCGACGCGCTGCGGGAGAGCACGGTGGCGCTGAAGCGGCTCGGCTATCGGGGGCGGGCGTGCATCCATCCGGCGCAGCTCGTGGTGGTGCACGAGGTGTTCACGCCGACGGCGGCTGAGCTGGCGGCGGCGACCGAGGTGGTGGCCCGGCACGCCGAGGCGCTGGCGTCGGGTTCGGGCGTCTGTGTCGGCGCGGACGGTCGGTTGATCGACGAGGCGGTGGTGCGGTCGGCGCGGCGCCTGCTGGGCGGGTAG
- a CDS encoding Zn-ribbon domain-containing OB-fold protein, translating into MIPEDEVTAPWWAATRERRLLLQRCDGCGTVQHPPRALCTTCGLLGPHGFVEASGHGTVDAFTVVHRAPAPEVAVPFTLARVRLDEGPILLTHLVGVAVPRCDVPVHLAWEPLPDGRALPVFSQE; encoded by the coding sequence ATGATCCCCGAGGACGAGGTGACCGCGCCCTGGTGGGCCGCGACCCGCGAGCGCCGCCTGCTGCTGCAGCGCTGCGACGGCTGCGGCACCGTGCAGCACCCGCCGCGAGCGCTCTGCACCACGTGCGGGCTGCTCGGTCCGCACGGCTTCGTCGAGGCCTCCGGCCACGGCACGGTGGATGCCTTCACCGTGGTGCACCGGGCTCCGGCGCCCGAGGTCGCGGTGCCCTTCACGCTCGCTCGCGTCCGCCTCGACGAGGGCCCGATCCTGCTCACGCACCTCGTCGGCGTGGCGGTGCCGCGGTGCGATGTGCCCGTACACCTCGCCTGGGAGCCGCTGCCCGACGGCCGCGCGCTGCCCGTCTTCAGCCAGGAGTGA